The following are encoded together in the Marmota flaviventris isolate mMarFla1 chromosome 18, mMarFla1.hap1, whole genome shotgun sequence genome:
- the Ceacam1 gene encoding cell adhesion molecule CEACAM1 isoform X1, giving the protein MQPPSACPCRGGIPWQGILLAVSLLTFWNPHPTAQLTIEPVPFDAAEGTDVLLLVHNASQNIIGYNWFKGETADGRHEIISYVVSTQVSTPGPAFSGREKIYSNGSLLIQNVTQNDTGFYALQTITANVRVELATGEFRVHEKLPKPNIIINNSQPMEGEDSLALTCEPEINYATYLWKINNQMILDGDRLKLFNNNRTLTLFNVTRNDTGPYECEIQNPVSANRSDPLTLNISYGPDAPIINPPESHFRSGTNLNLSCHADSNPPAKFSWFFNGRPLESTQELSILNLSTNNSGSYVCVAHNSVTNLNRTTTKNITISESLTSPHLTASNTTVAEGESVQLTCVPNDTEISIQWLFNNNTLQLTDTMQLSLNNSILTINSVKKMDEGEYHCQVSNQVFSEKSNPITLTVIGGDDIPGEHPPGGLSPGAIAGIVIGVLAGVGLIAGLGYFLFFRKTGGASDQHDLTEHIPSASNHSLGPSDHSPDKGDDVAYSSLNFNIQEPTQPTSPTSLSPTATETVYSELKKK; this is encoded by the exons ATGCAGCCCCCCTCAGCCTGTCCCTGCAGAGGGGGCATCCCCTGGCAGGGGATCCTGCTGGCAG TCTCACTGTTAACCTTCTGGAACCCGCACCCCACGGCGCAGCTCACTATTGAACCAGTGCCTTTCGATGCTGCTGAAGGGACAGACGTTCTTCTCCTTGTCCACAATGCATCACAGAATATCATAGGCTACAACTGGTTCAAAGGAGAAACAGCAGACGGCAGACACGAAATTATATCATATGTGGTATCCACACAGGTTTCTACCCCAGGGCCTGCATTCAGTGGCAGAGAGAAAATATACTCCAATGGATCCTTGCTGATACAGAATGTGACACAGAATGACACAGGATTCTACGCCCTGCAAACTATAACTGCCAATGTTAGAGTTGAATTAGCAACTGGAGAGTTCCGCGTACATG AGAAATTACCCAAACCCAACATCATAATCAACAACTCCCAACCCATGGAGGGTGAGGACTCTCTAGCATTAACGTGTGAACCTGAGATTAATTATGCGACCTACCTGTGGAAGATAAACAATCAGATGATCCTAGATGGTGACAGGCTGAAGCTATTCAACAACAACAGGACTCTCACTTTATTTAATGTCACAAGGAATGACACAGGACCCTATGAGTGTGAAATCCAGAACCCAGTGAGTGCCAACCGCAGTGACCCACTCACCCTGAATATTTCCT ATGGCCCGGATGCCCCCATCATAAACCCCCCAGAATCACATTTCCGTTCAGGGACAAATCTCAACCTCTCCTGCCACGCAGACTCTAACCCGCCTGCTAAGTTCTCTTGGTTTTTCAATGGGAGGCCCCTGGAATCCACACAAGAGCTCTCAATCCTCAACCTCTCTACAAATAATAGCGGATCCTATGTGTGTGTCGCCCATAACTCTGTCACTAACCTCAATAGGACCACAACCAAGAATATTACCATCTCTG AATCATTGACATCGCCCCACCTCACAGCTAGCAACACCACGGTGGCAGAAGGGGAGTCTGTGCAGCTGACCTGTGTCCCAAATGACACTGAAATCTCCATCCAGTGGCTCTTCAATAACAATACCCTACAGCTCACAGACACAATGCAGCTGTCCCTAAACAACAGCATCCTGACCATAAACTCAGTCAAGAAGATGGATGAGGGAGAGTATCATTGTCAAGTCTCCAACCAAGTCTTTTCCGAAAAGAGCAACCCCATCACATTGACTGTGATCG GCGGAGATGACATCCCAGGTGAACACCCACCAGGTGGACTCTCACCTGGGGCCATTGCCGGCATCGTGATTGGAGTCTTGGCTGGAGTGGGGCTGATAGCAGGCCTGGGGTATTTCCTGTTTTTCAGGAAGACTGGCGG GGCAAGCGACCAGCACGATCTCACAGAGCACATACCCTCAGCCTCCAACCACA GTCTGGGCCCCTCTGACCACTCTCCTGACAAG GGGGATGATGTTGCTTATTCTTCTCTGAACTTCAACATCCAGGAACCAACACAACCAACTTCACCCACCTCCCTGTCCCCGACAGCCACAGAAACTGTTTACTCTGAATTGAAAAAGAAGTAA
- the Ceacam1 gene encoding cell adhesion molecule CEACAM1 isoform X2 — translation MQPPSACPCRGGIPWQGILLAVSLLTFWNPHPTAQLTIEPVPFDAAEGTDVLLLVHNASQNIIGYNWFKGETADGRHEIISYVVSTQVSTPGPAFSGREKIYSNGSLLIQNVTQNDTGFYALQTITANVRVELATGEFRVHEKLPKPNIIINNSQPMEGEDSLALTCEPEINYATYLWKINNQMILDGDRLKLFNNNRTLTLFNVTRNDTGPYECEIQNPVSANRSDPLTLNISYGPDAPIINPPESHFRSGTNLNLSCHADSNPPAKFSWFFNGRPLESTQELSILNLSTNNSGSYVCVAHNSVTNLNRTTTKNITISESLTSPHLTASNTTVAEGESVQLTCVPNDTEISIQWLFNNNTLQLTDTMQLSLNNSILTINSVKKMDEGEYHCQVSNQVFSEKSNPITLTVIGGDDIPGEHPPGGLSPGAIAGIVIGVLAGVGLIAGLGYFLFFRKTGGSGPL, via the exons ATGCAGCCCCCCTCAGCCTGTCCCTGCAGAGGGGGCATCCCCTGGCAGGGGATCCTGCTGGCAG TCTCACTGTTAACCTTCTGGAACCCGCACCCCACGGCGCAGCTCACTATTGAACCAGTGCCTTTCGATGCTGCTGAAGGGACAGACGTTCTTCTCCTTGTCCACAATGCATCACAGAATATCATAGGCTACAACTGGTTCAAAGGAGAAACAGCAGACGGCAGACACGAAATTATATCATATGTGGTATCCACACAGGTTTCTACCCCAGGGCCTGCATTCAGTGGCAGAGAGAAAATATACTCCAATGGATCCTTGCTGATACAGAATGTGACACAGAATGACACAGGATTCTACGCCCTGCAAACTATAACTGCCAATGTTAGAGTTGAATTAGCAACTGGAGAGTTCCGCGTACATG AGAAATTACCCAAACCCAACATCATAATCAACAACTCCCAACCCATGGAGGGTGAGGACTCTCTAGCATTAACGTGTGAACCTGAGATTAATTATGCGACCTACCTGTGGAAGATAAACAATCAGATGATCCTAGATGGTGACAGGCTGAAGCTATTCAACAACAACAGGACTCTCACTTTATTTAATGTCACAAGGAATGACACAGGACCCTATGAGTGTGAAATCCAGAACCCAGTGAGTGCCAACCGCAGTGACCCACTCACCCTGAATATTTCCT ATGGCCCGGATGCCCCCATCATAAACCCCCCAGAATCACATTTCCGTTCAGGGACAAATCTCAACCTCTCCTGCCACGCAGACTCTAACCCGCCTGCTAAGTTCTCTTGGTTTTTCAATGGGAGGCCCCTGGAATCCACACAAGAGCTCTCAATCCTCAACCTCTCTACAAATAATAGCGGATCCTATGTGTGTGTCGCCCATAACTCTGTCACTAACCTCAATAGGACCACAACCAAGAATATTACCATCTCTG AATCATTGACATCGCCCCACCTCACAGCTAGCAACACCACGGTGGCAGAAGGGGAGTCTGTGCAGCTGACCTGTGTCCCAAATGACACTGAAATCTCCATCCAGTGGCTCTTCAATAACAATACCCTACAGCTCACAGACACAATGCAGCTGTCCCTAAACAACAGCATCCTGACCATAAACTCAGTCAAGAAGATGGATGAGGGAGAGTATCATTGTCAAGTCTCCAACCAAGTCTTTTCCGAAAAGAGCAACCCCATCACATTGACTGTGATCG GCGGAGATGACATCCCAGGTGAACACCCACCAGGTGGACTCTCACCTGGGGCCATTGCCGGCATCGTGATTGGAGTCTTGGCTGGAGTGGGGCTGATAGCAGGCCTGGGGTATTTCCTGTTTTTCAGGAAGACTGGCGG GTCTGGGCCCCTCTGA